Proteins encoded by one window of Candidatus Obscuribacter sp.:
- a CDS encoding MarR family transcriptional regulator codes for MKDPDKTHQLLKSNVGYLLNRSAQVLRDKLSEALKEVPFSFHEYVVLRLIELELAETQQDVGRLSGIDRSSMVALLDGLEDRDLILRTRDPQDRRKHQLTMTPKGRKTLSHAKRIAGRVHKEFLSPLTEEQWIVLQEALSKLIGV; via the coding sequence ATGAAAGACCCAGATAAGACCCATCAACTCTTAAAATCTAATGTCGGCTATTTGCTTAACCGCTCTGCCCAGGTCTTGCGCGATAAACTCAGTGAGGCACTCAAAGAAGTGCCATTTAGCTTCCATGAATATGTTGTATTACGCCTAATCGAGCTAGAGCTGGCTGAAACCCAGCAGGATGTAGGTCGGCTCAGCGGCATAGACCGCAGCTCTATGGTCGCTCTGTTAGATGGGCTGGAGGACCGCGATTTGATTTTGCGTACCAGAGATCCTCAGGATCGGCGTAAACACCAGCTCACAATGACGCCAAAAGGGCGTAAAACACTCAGTCACGCCAAGCGTATTGCCGGTCGAGTGCACAAAGAGTTTTTGTCCCCGCTTACAGAGGAGCAGTGGATAGTTTTGCAAGAGGCGCTCAGTAAGCTCATTGGCGTCTAG